One Echeneis naucrates chromosome 16, fEcheNa1.1, whole genome shotgun sequence DNA window includes the following coding sequences:
- the galk2 gene encoding LOW QUALITY PROTEIN: N-acetylgalactosamine kinase (The sequence of the model RefSeq protein was modified relative to this genomic sequence to represent the inferred CDS: inserted 1 base in 1 codon): MATNPPKLKTAITANERLHNLKKTFEAKYGESPLFYACAPGRVNLIGEHIDYCGYSVLPMAIEQNIIAAVSVNNSGTIQLANTNPQYKDFTVSCFEDIVVDRDNPKWYYYFLCGVKGIQEKFGIAHLSGMLCVVNGTIPPSSGLSSSSALVCCAGLVTMEANQKSLSKVALAEICAKCERYIGTEGGGMDQSISFLAERGTAKLIEFQPLRATDVTLPDGALFVISNCCVEMNKAASSHFNIRVVECRIATKMLAQKRGLDSSRLLKLAEVQMALKASLXEMLALVDEVLHPEPYGREEICKVLDITSEQFSTELLSANTQHVTQFKLHQRAKHVYSEAARVLQFKKVCDSKPTGSIQLLGDLMNQSHASCRDLYECSCPELDQLVDICRKSGAVGSRLTGAGWGGCAVSMVPSETVESFLQAVREAYYLPDAHRAAMEKQSLFVSKPGGGAAVFLEE; encoded by the exons ATGGCCACGAATCCACCCAAGTTAAAGACTGCGATAACTGCAAACGAAAG GTTACACAACTTGAAAAAGACTTTTGAGGCAAAGTATGGGGAATCTCCTCTCTTCTATGCGTGTGCTCCAGGAAGAGTGAATCTAATAG GAGAACACATTGATTACTGTGGATATTCTGTGCTGCCAATGGCTATTGAACAGAACATCATCGCAGCTGTGTCAGTAAACAATTCAGGGACGATCCAGCTGGCCAACACAAATCCTCAATACAA GGATTTCACTGTGTCATGTTTTGAAGACATTGTTGTAGACAGAGACAATCCAAAGTGGTATTATTACTTTCTCTGTGGCGTTAAAGGTATTCAG GAGAAGTTTGGGATTGCTCATTTATCCGGGATGTTGTGCGTTGTCAATGGGACCATTCCTCCAAGCTCTGGTCTGTCCAGTTCTAGTGCCTTAGTTTGTTGTGCCGGCCTTGTAACAATGGAGGCCAATCAGAAGTCCCTGTCcaag GTGGCGCTTGCTGAGATATGTGCCAAATGTGAGCGCTACATTGGCACAGAGGGAGGTGGCATGGACCAGTCCATCTCATTCCTGGCAGAGAGAGGAACA GCAAAGCTGATAGAGTTCCAGCCTCTACGGGCCACTGACGTCACGCTCCCGGATGGGGCCTTGTTTGTGATCTCCAACTGCTGCGTAGAGATGAACAAAGCTGCTTCTTCTCACTTCAATATCCGTGTGGTGGAGTGTCGAATCGCCACAAAG ATGTTGGCCCAGAAGAGGGGTCTGGACTCAAGCAGGTTGCTGAAACTGGCTGAGGTTCAGATGGCGCTGAAAGCCTCCC GGGAGATGCTGGCTCTGGTGGACGAGGTGTTGCATCCTGAGCCATACGGCCGAGAGGAGATCTGCAAGGTTCTGGACATCACCTCTGAGCAGTTctccacagagctgctcagcGCTAACACTCAGCATG TGACACAATTTAAGCTGCACCAGCGAGCCAAGCATGTGTACAGCGAGGCTGCGAGGGTGCTGCAGTTTAAGAAAGTGTGTGACTCCAAACCCACCGGATCCATACAGCTGCTGGGAGACCTGATGAACCAGAGCCATGCAAGCTGCAGAGACCTGTACGAGTGCAGCTGCCCTGAATTGGACCAACTGGTGGACATCTGCAG GAAGTCGGGGGCTGTTGGCTCCCGACTGACAGGGGCAGGTTGGGGCGGCTGTGCCGTCTCCATGGTTCCCTCTGAGACAGTGGAGTCTTTCCTACAAGCTGTGAGAGAAGCGTACTACCTCCCTGACGCACACAGAGCAGCCATGGAGAAACAAAGTCTATTTGTGTCAAAGCCAGGAGGGGGTGCTGCAGTTTTCCTTGAGGAGTGA